A segment of the Candidatus Afararchaeum irisae genome:
ATCTCAAGTGGTTCGGCGAGTCCGACCATCCCGTCGACTACCTCGCACAGGGGGTCGCGTCCTCGGTCATGAACCTCCTCTACCACGGAGACATAACCGAGGAGCCAGAGCTCGACGACTCCTTCTACGCGGATCTCTTCAGGGACAAGGAAGCCGGATTCACCGCGAGACAGACGTCGTGTGTCGCTATGGGCGACGACTACTCCGAGATAATCGTGGAGAAGTAGAAGATGTTCGACCCCCGAGAGATTAGGACGTGCGGCGACGACACGGCTTACGTCTACGAGACCCACGAGCCGGTCACCGAGGAGATACGTGACTGTCTCGAACCCGTGGGAGAGATTGAGAGACCTCTCGGGGAAGGCTCGTCTCTTCTGCGGATGGAGACGCCCGACTTAGTTGTCACCACGAATCTCGGGAAGAACGAGATCAAGCTCAGAATCAAGCCCGACGCCGACGACAACGTCAAGGAGAACTTCGAGTCGTGTCTCTCGGAGTACCTCGGTATCGACGGCTCATAGGTCGTAAAAATGGTCGATATAGACACCTTCACGTGGATAGCCCTCTTCGCTGTCGCGGCGATGGCGGTCAACTCGGTGGGCATACTCGCGATATACCGCTACAAGGACTGGGCGGAGAGGTCGAAGACCTACGTCATGTGTTTCGCCGCGGGCGTCCTCATAACTACTCCTCTCGTACTCGCACTCCCAAACGCTCTGAGTCAGAGCCCACAGGCGGGCTTCACCGCAGTCGGTGGATTCCTCTTCATGTTCTTCTCGAACAAGGTCATAAAGCACCTCACTGGGGAGGAGACACTCGCCTTCGGCGTCACAGCCGCACAGGGGATCGGAATACATTCTCTAGTCGACGGCGTCGCCTACACCGTCACCTTCCAGGTCAGCGTCCTCACGGGTGTACTCGCGGGAACCGGACTCGTCGTACACGAGTTCGCTGAGGGCGTCATAACCTTCCTCGTCCTAATAAAAGGAGGAATGAGTGAGAGACTCGCGGGTGTCTACGCCTTCGTTATAGCAGCACTCACGACACCCATAGGTGCATTCGTCGCGTATCCCTTCGTCAGCGCGCTCGGTAAGGGTAGCCTGGGTCTGATGCTCGGCTTCGTATCGGGGGTTCTCCTCTATGTCTCGGCGTCACATCTACTCCCCGAGGCTATGGAACACGAGAAGCCACACTCGACTCTAGCCCTGCTTTCGGGAGTCGCCTTAGCCCTCGTGATAGTCTTCACAAAGGGTGGCTAAGACGTTACGTCGCCTTCTTGCCCAGAACCGTTTCTCTTATATGGTTAGCCTAAGTAGGTCGTATAACCATGGGTAACGGTAAATACGCGGCACGTAAGATGAAGAAAGACCGCCAGAATCAGCGGTGGAGCGACTCGAAGTACGCCCGCCGCGCGCGCGGTCTGAGGGAGAAGAGTGATCCCCTCGGTGGAGCGCCTCAGGCTAAGGGTATCGTACTCGAGAAGGTCGGAATAGAGGCGAAACAGCCCAACTCGGCTATAAGGAAATGTGTCCGTGTCCAGCTTATAAAGAACGGCAAGCAGGTCACGGCTTTCGCACCGGGTGACGGTGCGATAGACTTCATAGACGAGCACGACGAGGTCACTATAGCGGGAATCGGTGGCTCTCGTGGTGGTGCGATGGGTGACCTTTCTGGTGTCAAGTACAAGGTCACCAA
Coding sequences within it:
- a CDS encoding ZIP family metal transporter, whose protein sequence is MVDIDTFTWIALFAVAAMAVNSVGILAIYRYKDWAERSKTYVMCFAAGVLITTPLVLALPNALSQSPQAGFTAVGGFLFMFFSNKVIKHLTGEETLAFGVTAAQGIGIHSLVDGVAYTVTFQVSVLTGVLAGTGLVVHEFAEGVITFLVLIKGGMSERLAGVYAFVIAALTTPIGAFVAYPFVSALGKGSLGLMLGFVSGVLLYVSASHLLPEAMEHEKPHSTLALLSGVALALVIVFTKGG
- a CDS encoding 30S ribosomal protein S12, with the translated sequence MGNGKYAARKMKKDRQNQRWSDSKYARRARGLREKSDPLGGAPQAKGIVLEKVGIEAKQPNSAIRKCVRVQLIKNGKQVTAFAPGDGAIDFIDEHDEVTIAGIGGSRGGAMGDLSGVKYKVTKVNGVALIEMVRGNKEKPVR